One genomic region from Oncorhynchus gorbuscha isolate QuinsamMale2020 ecotype Even-year linkage group LG13, OgorEven_v1.0, whole genome shotgun sequence encodes:
- the lrrtm2 gene encoding leucine-rich repeat transmembrane neuronal protein 2 produces MGFHSRWPLVGPAPTALCLCVFSMLLCLPSPASCTTCPQKCRCEDQQFYCDTQGLEAPPDGVDRGALGLSLRHNSVAELSPDQFYGFSQLTWLHLDHNQITTVQEDAFQGLYKLKDLNLSSNRITKLPNTTFIHLINLQILDLSFNLMTALEPELFHGLRKLQILHLRSNSLRTTPVRAFWDCRSLEYLGLSNNRLRSLARNGFAGLIKLRELHLEHNQLTKINLAHFPRLVALQFLYLQWNKISNLTCGMEWTWTTLEKMDLTGNEIRVLTPDVFETLPNLKILLLDNNKLGSLDPLVLDMWRSLGTVGLSSNLWECTKGICSLATWLSTFKGRWEHSILCHTPEYAQGEEILDAVYGFQLCLNFTVPPPVVLTTTTLSMVTDSPTGTTAEVTSTLFGVMKQTPTQGYYGDLGSFTTVTTTTAAPRPALATTVEGGGGAVVGVPEDFSETDNTVLTQRVIIGTMVLLFTFFLVIFVVFISRKCCPPTMRRIRQCSAMQNRRQMRTQQRQQMADLATQVPYNEYEPSHEEGALVIINGYGQCKCQQLPYKECEV; encoded by the exons ATGG GTTTCCATTCAAGGTGGCCATTGGTGGGACCTGCACCAACGGcattgtgcctgtgtgtgttcagCATGCTGCTGTGCCTGCCATCTCCTGCGTCATGCACAACCTGCCCCCAGAAATGCCGTTGTGAAGACCAGCAGTTCTACTGCGACACCCAAGGACTGGAGGCGCCCCCGGACGGCGTTGACAGGGGGGCCCTGGGGTTATCGCTCCGCCACAACAGCGTCGCTGAACTGAGCCCGGACCAGTTCTATGGCTTCTCCCAGCTCACCTGGCTCCACCTGGACCACAACCAGATCACCACGGTGCAGGAGGACGCCTTCCAGGGGCTCTACAAACTCAAAGACCTCAACCTGAGCTCCAACCGGATCACAAAGCTGCCAAACACAACCTTCATCCACCTCATCAACCTACAGATCCTGGACCTGTCCTTCAATCTGATGACTGCGCTGGAGCCTGAGCTGTTTCATGGCCTCCGCAAGCTGCAGATCCTCCACCTGCGCTCCAACTCGCTGCGCACCACCCCCGTCCGGGCCTTCTGGGACTGCCGCAGCCTTGAGTACCTGGGTCTGTCAAACAACCGGCTGCGAAGCCTGGCCCGGAATGGCTTCGCTGGCCTCATTAAACTCAGAGAACTCCACTTGGAACACAACCAGCTGACTAAGATCAACCTGGCTCATTTCCCCCGCCTGGTGGCTCTGCAGTTCCTTTATCTGCAGTGGAACAAGATCTCCAACCTGACCTGCGGTATGGAGTGGACCTGGACCACGCTGGAGAAGATGGACCTCACGGGGAACGAGATCCGGGTGCTGACCCCGGACGTGTTCGAGACGCTGCCCAACCTGAAGATCCTCCTATTGGATAACAACAAGCTAGGCAGCCTGGACCCTCTGGTCTTGGATATGTGGCGGTCTCTAGGTACCGTGGGGCTGTCCAGCAACCTTTGGGAATGTACCAAAGGGATCTGCTCCCTGGCCACTTGGCTTAGCACCTTTAAGGGGAGGTGGGAACACTCCATCCTGTGTCACACCCCCGAGTACGCCCAGGGCGAGGAGATACTGGATGCCGTTTATGGATTCCAGCTTTGTCTGAATTTTACGGTGCCGCCACCTGTCGTCTTGACCACAACCACTTTGTCAATGGTCACGGACTCGCCGACAGGCACGACGGCGGAGGTCACCAGCACTCTGTTCGGAGTAATGAAGCAGACACCCACACAGGGCTACTACGGGGATTTGGGAAGCTTTACGACCGTAACGACAACGACCGCCGCGCCGCGACCCGCCCTGGCAACCACGGTGGAGGGCGGGGGTGGAGCGGTGGTGGGAGTCCCCGAGGACTTCTCGGAGACGGACAACACGGTCCTAACCCAGAGGGTGATCATCGGAACGATGGTCCTTCTGTTTACCTTCTTCCTCGTCATTTTCGTTGTGTTCATCTCACGGAAGTGCTGCCCTCCTACCATGCGCAGGATACGCCAGTGCTCGGCCATGCAGAACCGCCGCCAGATGAGGACCCAGCAGCGGCAGCAAATGGCGGACCTGGCCACGCAGGTACCCTATAACGAGTACGAGCCCAGCCACGAGGAGGGAGCGTTGGTTATCATCAACGGCTACGGGCAGTGCAAGTGTCAACAGCTGCCTTACAAAGAGTGTGAAGTATGA